The Methanoculleus taiwanensis nucleotide sequence CAACGAGAAATCCGGTGCGAGGACGTCTTCGAAGAGGTCGCGCCACTCCGTCCGGAGCATGTGGTAATCGGTCCGCTCGCCCCTCCGCTGGGTCAGCAGGGAGACCTGCTCGGTCATCAGGAAGCAGTCCACGCAGTTGATCGCGACGTCCACGGGAGCGTCGTGCGAGAAGATAAAGTCAATGAGCCGCCCGTACGACTGGTAGACAGAGAAGGCCATCTCCGGCGAGTGCACCTCGGGAGCGTCGTGGTTTGCGTCGAGCTCGAAGATGACGAAATGGTCGATCCAGGGCTTTAAGCGGGCGAGGTGCAGCCTCTTCTGCTCAAGCGGCATGTGATGGAATGCAAGCGAGCTGACGGCGAGATCGAACCGCCGATCGATCTGCCCGGAGATCTCTTCGATACGATGATTCGCCGTCGTGATCATAGCGTCCGGGAAAGCCTTTCCGACCGTCGCTTCGGCGAGCTCGAGCATAGCGGGGGAGGCGTCGACCAGCATCACCTCGGCGATCTCACGTATCGTGCCGGTCTCCTGCAGGTGCAGAAGCAGCGCCGCCGTGAGACCTCCGTCGCCGCACCCGATATCCAGCATCTTTAGCGGCTCGTCGAAGGCGGGCAGGGTGCGCTCGCACTGCTGGAGAAAACGCGACCGTGCCGCTTTCATGACCGGGACACCTGCGAAGTGGAGGAACGGCCTCGGATCGCTGAACGCCGGTGTGGGCATGATCAGCCGGTTCTCCTGCCGCTCGAGAAAGCCGATCAGGAACGAGGACGAAAAGAGCCCCTCGCGCTCCTCGAGTGCGGCCGCTTCGAGCCATTCCCGGCCGCGGTCGCCCTGACCTTTCGCGGTGAGCAGCACACCGGCATAGAACTGGAACGCAGAAAGCCTCGAACTCCGGATCGCTCCTTCGCAGGAGTCGGGCAGTGCGTTTGTCGTCTCAATCTCCCGAGCGAGGGCGGCCCAGGTCTCTTTCTCATCTGCAGCAAGGAAGTACATAGGTTTCAAGCGCTCCCGGTGCGGAGTGCACCGCACGGTTCTGTACGTGTACCAGTCGTGCAGAGGGGTAAAACGCTTCCCTTTTGGTGCTGCGGAGAGCAGCGGGACTCCCGGCGACAGCGGGAGAAAGGGTTTTTGGGGCGTATACCGGAAGAGAGATTATCAGGCGCAGACCACGATTCACCATCATGCTGGTCAGCGAACAGACACAAAAACAGATTGAGAGTGTCCTTGAGCGGATAGCGCTTGCATACGGTGCAAAAGATATCGAGAGCCTCATGGCGGTCGTCGACCCCGACTTCCGCGGCTATGGAACCGGGCCGGATGAGGTCTTCATCGGGAAGGACGAGTACCGCCGCCAGGTCGAACGCGACCTCGCCCAGGCAAGCGAGATCGAGATCGGATACAGCGATCTCATGATCAGCGCGGAGGGGACGATCGCCTGGGTGATGGCTGAGCTGCTGGTGAACGCTGCCGTGAACGGCAGGCGCACCCGGCTTATCGGCAGGTTTACCGCTGTCTTCCGCGGTACCGGGCACGCGTGGCTCCTCGCACAGTCGCACCTCTCGCTGCCGGCAGCGGGACAGGAACCGGGGCAGTCATTCCCGGAGGAGTGACGCCGAAGGCTCCCGGTAAGACGCGCTCGATCCCGATCGGCGGCGGATATGCGCCACGAAACGCTTTCGTGCGGCATGCCCGACCCATAAATCGTTTTCTTTTTAGATGACGCTGAACCCCAGCAGCAGCGCGAGGAAGAGCACGAAATCGTATGTCGTGTGGGTGATTGCACATACCGTCGTGCTGTAGCGGCTCCGGATCACGCCAAAGACCAGCCCGGCGATGAAGACCGAGATGATGCCGTCCCAGTTATACTGGAACGCGTGGAGAGCGGCAAAGAGCATCGCCGGGAGAATGATGCCGAACCGCGGCTGCAGAATCCCTCGTATCGAGATCTCTTCGCCGAATCCGGCGGAGATCGATGCTACGAGTATCCCGACGGGCGTCAGGTACGGGACGAGGAACCGTTCAAACGCCTCGGTGTCCGTGAGCGGCCATCCGAGCGCCTCCCAGACAGAACCGATCGCGAGGTCGAGGAGAGAGA carries:
- a CDS encoding nuclear transport factor 2 family protein, giving the protein MLVSEQTQKQIESVLERIALAYGAKDIESLMAVVDPDFRGYGTGPDEVFIGKDEYRRQVERDLAQASEIEIGYSDLMISAEGTIAWVMAELLVNAAVNGRRTRLIGRFTAVFRGTGHAWLLAQSHLSLPAAGQEPGQSFPEE
- a CDS encoding class I SAM-dependent methyltransferase, which gives rise to MYFLAADEKETWAALAREIETTNALPDSCEGAIRSSRLSAFQFYAGVLLTAKGQGDRGREWLEAAALEEREGLFSSSFLIGFLERQENRLIMPTPAFSDPRPFLHFAGVPVMKAARSRFLQQCERTLPAFDEPLKMLDIGCGDGGLTAALLLHLQETGTIREIAEVMLVDASPAMLELAEATVGKAFPDAMITTANHRIEEISGQIDRRFDLAVSSLAFHHMPLEQKRLHLARLKPWIDHFVIFELDANHDAPEVHSPEMAFSVYQSYGRLIDFIFSHDAPVDVAINCVDCFLMTEQVSLLTQRRGERTDYHMLRTEWRDLFEDVLAPDFSLQCDAACSADEYMTLFTMHYGRDA